A window of Phycobacter azelaicus contains these coding sequences:
- a CDS encoding NUDIX hydrolase yields the protein MRRPTLGALAVVCHRIAGQDNVILVQRRNAPNAGWWGFPGGHVEWGETALEAAARELREETGVHARPLEYLTNVDVLLPDRSATGLSHHYLLTAVLCDFIEGSPSPDDDALQADWVQVDALLQDTGLQLIDQVAEVALLARARWRALKA from the coding sequence ATGAGGCGCCCAACGCTTGGCGCGCTTGCCGTGGTGTGCCACCGGATTGCCGGTCAGGACAACGTCATATTGGTCCAACGGCGCAACGCACCGAATGCGGGCTGGTGGGGATTTCCCGGCGGCCACGTGGAATGGGGCGAAACCGCGCTGGAGGCCGCCGCCCGCGAGCTGCGGGAGGAAACCGGCGTTCATGCCCGCCCGCTGGAGTATCTCACCAACGTGGACGTACTGCTGCCCGATCGCAGCGCTACAGGCCTTTCCCATCACTACCTGCTCACCGCGGTTCTTTGCGACTTCATCGAAGGCTCGCCCAGCCCCGACGATGATGCGCTGCAGGCCGATTGGGTTCAGGTGGACGCGCTGCTGCAGGACACCGGCCTGCAGCTGATCGATCAGGTGGCCGAGGTCGCGCTGTTGGCCCGCGCCCGCTGGCGCGCACTGAAAGCATGA
- a CDS encoding L-threonylcarbamoyladenylate synthase — MSSQITEILSPNDQDLIHAADLLKAGKLVSFPTETVYGLGADARNGTAVAAVYEAKGRPSFNPLIAHVHSTKAAQQLVQWNDLADRLAKAFWPGPLTLVLPLREGHRVSGLVTAGLSTLAVRVPAHPTALRLLEYVGGPVAAPSANPSGRISPTTAAHVLAGLNGRIAAVVDDGPCAVGVESTILGLSGPEVILLRPGGLAAEEIESVLGQSLMQRDDAGPLTAPGQLLSHYAPQASVRLNASTATEGELLLGFGPMGCDLNLSETADLAEAAANLFDHLHRLDAMGRPIAVAPVPDRGLGVAINDRLQRAAAPRNGADAP, encoded by the coding sequence ATGAGTAGCCAAATCACGGAAATCCTGAGCCCCAACGATCAGGATTTGATCCACGCCGCCGACCTTCTTAAAGCGGGTAAACTCGTGTCCTTTCCGACCGAGACTGTCTATGGTTTGGGCGCCGATGCGCGAAACGGCACGGCGGTGGCCGCGGTCTACGAGGCCAAAGGCAGGCCCAGTTTCAACCCGCTGATCGCCCATGTGCATTCGACAAAGGCCGCACAGCAGCTGGTGCAGTGGAATGATCTGGCCGACCGGCTGGCCAAGGCCTTCTGGCCCGGGCCGCTCACCCTCGTCCTGCCCCTACGCGAAGGCCACAGGGTGTCGGGCTTGGTGACAGCGGGGCTTTCGACACTGGCGGTCCGGGTTCCTGCGCATCCCACCGCCCTGCGCCTGCTTGAATATGTGGGCGGGCCGGTTGCCGCGCCCTCGGCCAACCCGTCGGGGCGGATCAGCCCCACGACAGCCGCCCATGTTCTGGCCGGGCTGAATGGCAGGATCGCAGCGGTCGTGGACGATGGACCCTGTGCCGTTGGCGTGGAATCCACGATCCTGGGCCTTTCGGGGCCAGAGGTGATCCTGTTACGCCCCGGCGGATTGGCGGCCGAAGAGATCGAGTCCGTCCTTGGACAATCCCTCATGCAGCGCGATGACGCCGGTCCTCTCACCGCACCGGGACAATTGCTGTCGCACTACGCTCCGCAGGCCAGCGTCCGCCTGAACGCCAGTACCGCAACAGAGGGCGAGCTGCTGCTGGGGTTCGGCCCGATGGGATGCGACCTCAATCTCTCCGAGACCGCCGACCTGGCCGAGGCGGCTGCCAACCTCTTTGACCACCTGCACCGGTTGGACGCCATGGGCAGGCCAATCGCGGTGGCGCCAGTTCCGGACCGCGGGCTGGGTGTTGCGATCAACGACCGGCTGCAGCGCGCGGCGGCTCCGCGCAATGGAGCAGACGCCCCCTGA
- a CDS encoding YqgE/AlgH family protein, which translates to MATAQSGQKERRKERDMDLTGKLLIAMPGIGDPRFEHSVVFLCSHSEEGAMGLIVNKTAPGVQLGSLLDQLEIVAGTDAAALPVRFGGPVETQRGFVLHSDEYASRVNSLAVPGGFAMTATLDILEDIAEGSGPAKTAIMLGYAGWGPGQLESEIVANGWLTAEATSDLIFDMADLDKWEAALRSLGVDPVSLSASAGTA; encoded by the coding sequence GTGGCCACTGCGCAGAGCGGACAGAAAGAACGGCGAAAAGAACGCGATATGGATCTGACAGGTAAACTCTTGATCGCTATGCCCGGTATCGGCGATCCGCGGTTTGAACACTCGGTTGTGTTTCTGTGCTCCCACAGCGAAGAGGGGGCTATGGGTCTGATCGTAAACAAGACCGCCCCAGGGGTTCAGCTTGGCAGCTTGCTTGACCAGCTTGAGATCGTGGCAGGCACCGATGCGGCGGCTTTGCCGGTGCGTTTCGGGGGGCCAGTGGAAACCCAGCGCGGGTTCGTTCTTCATTCTGACGAATATGCATCCCGAGTGAATTCGCTTGCTGTTCCCGGCGGCTTTGCCATGACCGCCACGCTGGATATTCTCGAGGATATCGCCGAAGGCAGCGGACCGGCTAAGACAGCTATCATGCTTGGCTATGCCGGCTGGGGGCCAGGGCAGCTCGAAAGCGAAATTGTGGCGAATGGCTGGCTGACGGCCGAGGCCACTTCCGATCTAATTTTCGATATGGCAGACCTTGACAAGTGGGAAGCGGCACTCCGGTCACTTGGGGTCGATCCGGTGTCTCTCTCGGCCAGCGCGGGGACAGCCTGA
- a CDS encoding DsrE family protein codes for MKHIITAAALAATLGVGAASQALAEGKTHYVAVHVNQNDPKVMNMALNNVQNLTRYYEAQGDAAVVEVVAYGPGLNMLIPGKSPVADRISAMSLENEQLSFSACGNTHRKMSEKAGKNVALMEEAAIVPSGVVRLVELQEQGFSYVRP; via the coding sequence ATGAAACATATCATCACTGCAGCGGCCCTCGCCGCCACTCTTGGCGTCGGCGCTGCAAGCCAGGCTCTGGCCGAGGGCAAAACCCATTACGTCGCGGTTCATGTGAACCAGAACGACCCAAAAGTCATGAACATGGCGCTAAACAATGTGCAAAACCTCACACGTTACTACGAGGCGCAAGGTGATGCGGCCGTTGTTGAAGTGGTCGCCTATGGCCCTGGCCTCAACATGCTCATTCCCGGGAAAAGCCCGGTGGCGGATCGGATCTCGGCAATGAGCCTTGAGAACGAGCAGCTCTCCTTTTCAGCCTGCGGCAATACCCATCGCAAGATGAGCGAGAAAGCAGGTAAAAACGTAGCGCTTATGGAGGAAGCCGCAATTGTGCCTTCCGGCGTGGTGCGCCTGGTGGAGTTGCAGGAGCAGGGCTTCTCATACGTGCGCCCCTGA
- a CDS encoding protein-disulfide reductase DsbD domain-containing protein has translation MQPDQTPEYHTSAKVPPSRPPARRLKRHLSLPLAAVIAAGLATLAPHARAAEGLGPTDLVQIEVLDGGLTSRGTYLGALRLTLSQGWKTYWRAPGDAGIPPSFTWRGSRNVGAVSMTWPTPEVFLTSGFRTIGYHDQLVLPIEIAPERPGAPVRLKGRMELGICKDVCVPSELRFDHHLNPDAGRNPAIIAALASRPYSASEAGVSSATCSLRPGRYGIKVEARIKMPSAGGEEVAVIEPGTPHMMAGETHTERRGGMLLASTEFLPATQGTPAAIDRSHVRITVLGRSHAVDIRGCDAG, from the coding sequence ATGCAACCCGACCAAACGCCCGAATACCACACCAGCGCCAAGGTGCCGCCGTCTCGACCGCCAGCGCGGAGGCTCAAGCGCCACCTGTCTCTGCCGCTCGCTGCAGTCATCGCCGCGGGCCTTGCGACACTTGCTCCGCACGCTCGGGCCGCAGAGGGGCTTGGCCCTACCGATCTTGTACAGATCGAAGTGCTTGACGGTGGTCTGACCAGTCGCGGCACCTACCTGGGCGCGCTAAGGCTGACCCTCTCGCAGGGATGGAAAACCTACTGGCGCGCGCCGGGGGATGCCGGCATACCGCCCAGCTTTACCTGGCGGGGCTCGCGCAACGTGGGCGCGGTGTCGATGACGTGGCCAACCCCTGAAGTTTTCCTGACATCGGGCTTTCGCACCATTGGCTATCACGACCAACTGGTACTGCCGATTGAAATTGCACCGGAGCGCCCCGGCGCACCTGTGCGGCTGAAAGGCAGAATGGAACTGGGCATCTGCAAAGATGTCTGCGTTCCCTCCGAATTGCGCTTTGATCACCACCTGAACCCGGACGCAGGCCGCAATCCGGCCATCATCGCCGCGCTGGCCTCGCGCCCCTATTCCGCTTCCGAAGCGGGTGTCTCCTCCGCGACCTGTAGCCTGCGCCCCGGCCGCTACGGAATCAAGGTTGAGGCCCGCATCAAGATGCCCAGCGCCGGCGGAGAAGAAGTCGCTGTGATAGAGCCCGGAACCCCTCACATGATGGCCGGCGAAACCCACACAGAGCGCCGCGGCGGGATGCTTCTTGCCAGCACCGAGTTCCTGCCCGCCACCCAAGGGACCCCAGCCGCAATTGATCGCTCTCATGTGCGCATCACGGTGCTGGGCCGCAGCCATGCTGTAGATATTCGAGGCTGCGACGCCGGATGA
- a CDS encoding MBL fold metallo-hydrolase codes for MASVPEVGPRTPWEEPPATGDAIEVAEGVLWMRQPLPMKLDHVNVYAFDEGDSWTVVDTGFNTKKSRGIWEALMAGPLKGKPVSRVVATHHHPDHIGLAGWFQSEYGAELVTTRTAWLFSRMLTLDVQETWPEETLAYYRSAGMDRDIYDQRVAERPFNFSDTVYPMPLGFTRIKQDDVFRMGGRDWDVHMGNGHSPEHATFWSRDDNLVITGDQILSSISPNIGVYATEPMADPLGEWLEACERLAPLARHDHLALGGHKLPFSRLPLRMRQLIDNHHGALERLMEHLDTPRTAAECFSPLFKRTIGAGEYGLALVEAVAHVNHLYHTDQVSRIQREDGAWLYQRK; via the coding sequence ATGGCCTCTGTTCCCGAAGTCGGCCCGCGCACCCCCTGGGAAGAGCCGCCCGCAACCGGCGACGCGATCGAGGTGGCCGAGGGTGTCCTTTGGATGCGCCAGCCGCTGCCGATGAAGCTCGACCACGTCAATGTCTATGCCTTTGACGAGGGCGACAGCTGGACGGTGGTCGATACCGGTTTCAACACGAAGAAAAGTCGCGGCATCTGGGAGGCGCTGATGGCGGGCCCGCTGAAGGGCAAGCCGGTTTCCCGCGTGGTCGCGACGCACCACCATCCCGACCACATCGGCCTTGCGGGCTGGTTTCAGTCCGAATATGGCGCCGAACTGGTTACCACCCGTACCGCCTGGTTGTTTTCCCGCATGCTGACGCTGGATGTGCAGGAAACCTGGCCCGAGGAAACCCTCGCGTATTATCGCAGTGCCGGTATGGACAGGGATATCTACGATCAGCGCGTCGCCGAGCGACCCTTCAATTTTTCCGACACGGTCTATCCGATGCCGCTGGGCTTTACCCGGATCAAGCAGGATGACGTGTTTCGCATGGGCGGGCGCGACTGGGATGTGCACATGGGAAACGGGCACTCGCCCGAGCATGCGACCTTCTGGAGCCGCGACGACAATCTGGTGATCACCGGCGATCAAATCCTGTCTTCGATCAGCCCCAACATCGGCGTCTATGCGACTGAGCCCATGGCAGACCCGCTTGGCGAATGGCTTGAGGCCTGCGAGCGGCTGGCGCCGCTGGCGCGCCACGACCATCTGGCGCTGGGCGGGCACAAGCTGCCGTTTTCGCGCCTGCCGCTGCGCATGCGGCAGCTGATCGATAACCACCACGGTGCGCTTGAACGGCTGATGGAGCACCTCGATACTCCGCGCACGGCGGCAGAGTGCTTCTCTCCCCTGTTCAAGCGGACCATCGGCGCCGGTGAGTACGGTCTTGCGCTGGTTGAAGCCGTGGCGCATGTCAATCATCTCTACCACACGGACCAGGTTAGCCGCATCCAGCGCGAGGATGGCGCCTGGCTCTATCAGCGCAAGTAA
- a CDS encoding acyl-CoA dehydrogenase — translation MTFRSPVSEYEFLLSHILDFDQIAATERFAEASDDMVSAILTEAGKMCDEVMVPLQRPGDLNPARLENGVVRTSPGFAEGWKAIAEGGWLGMSALQEQGGMGLPMTLTSAVNEMMSGACLSLQLAPLMNQGQIEALEHHASDTLKALYLPKLISGEWSATMNLTEPQAGSDVGALSSKAVSNGDGTYAISGQKIYISWGDNDFTGNVCHLVLARLPDGGAGTKGISLFLVPKFLPDENGEAGPANSLKVVSLEHKLGLHGSPTCVMQYDGATGWLVGEEHGGMAAMFTMMNNARLGVGAQGVGVAEAAYQKALAYALERKQGKTPSGVIADHADVRRMLMEMKADVFAARAILLACAHAIDMATATEEPLCKARAAFLTPIAKAFGTDVGIRVSETGVQVHGGMGFIEETGAAQFCRDVRVSAIYEGTNGIQAMDLVARKMMDGGDMANRLMDEIEEQAERARPVYPNMAEAVWQACESLREATDWLVAQEDLQNRFAGAVPYLRAFARVLGGHYHLAAAMADQGGAREKLARFYIKRMLPEHAGLLQHAQEGVEGVMALTLEELAH, via the coding sequence ATGACCTTCCGTTCCCCCGTTAGCGAGTATGAATTCCTGCTCAGCCACATTCTGGACTTCGATCAGATCGCAGCGACCGAGCGATTTGCCGAGGCGTCGGACGACATGGTCTCGGCGATCCTTACCGAAGCGGGAAAGATGTGTGACGAGGTGATGGTGCCGCTGCAGCGACCAGGGGACCTGAACCCGGCGCGGCTGGAAAACGGCGTGGTGCGGACGTCGCCGGGGTTCGCGGAAGGCTGGAAAGCGATTGCCGAGGGCGGCTGGCTTGGCATGAGCGCGCTTCAGGAACAGGGTGGTATGGGGCTGCCGATGACCCTTACCTCGGCGGTGAATGAAATGATGTCGGGCGCTTGCCTGTCTTTGCAGCTCGCGCCGCTGATGAATCAGGGTCAGATCGAAGCGCTGGAGCATCATGCAAGCGATACGCTGAAAGCGCTCTACTTGCCGAAACTGATCTCGGGCGAATGGAGCGCGACCATGAATCTGACCGAGCCGCAGGCCGGATCGGATGTGGGCGCGCTCAGCTCCAAGGCGGTGTCCAACGGTGACGGAACCTATGCGATCTCCGGACAGAAAATCTACATCTCCTGGGGGGACAATGATTTCACCGGGAATGTCTGCCATCTGGTTCTGGCGCGCCTGCCGGACGGGGGGGCGGGCACCAAGGGGATCTCGCTGTTCCTGGTGCCCAAGTTCCTGCCGGATGAAAATGGCGAAGCGGGTCCGGCAAACAGTCTCAAGGTGGTCAGCCTTGAGCACAAGCTGGGTCTTCACGGCAGCCCGACCTGCGTGATGCAGTATGACGGGGCCACCGGCTGGCTGGTGGGCGAGGAACATGGCGGCATGGCGGCCATGTTTACCATGATGAACAATGCGCGTCTTGGGGTTGGCGCACAGGGTGTCGGTGTGGCCGAGGCAGCCTATCAAAAGGCGCTGGCCTATGCGCTGGAGCGCAAACAGGGCAAGACCCCGTCGGGGGTCATCGCAGATCATGCGGATGTGCGCCGCATGCTGATGGAGATGAAGGCCGATGTCTTTGCGGCCCGCGCGATCCTTCTGGCCTGCGCCCATGCCATCGACATGGCCACTGCAACCGAAGAGCCGCTCTGCAAGGCCCGTGCGGCCTTCCTGACACCGATTGCCAAGGCATTTGGAACGGATGTCGGGATCCGTGTGTCGGAAACCGGTGTGCAGGTGCACGGCGGCATGGGTTTCATTGAGGAAACAGGCGCCGCGCAGTTCTGCCGCGACGTGCGGGTGAGTGCGATCTACGAGGGCACCAATGGCATTCAGGCCATGGACCTCGTGGCCCGCAAAATGATGGACGGCGGCGATATGGCCAACCGGCTGATGGACGAGATTGAAGAGCAGGCGGAACGCGCCCGCCCGGTCTATCCCAACATGGCCGAGGCGGTCTGGCAGGCTTGCGAAAGCCTGCGCGAGGCGACTGACTGGCTGGTGGCACAAGAAGACCTGCAGAACCGCTTTGCCGGGGCGGTGCCTTATCTGCGCGCCTTTGCCCGCGTGCTGGGCGGTCACTATCACCTCGCCGCGGCCATGGCGGATCAGGGCGGCGCGCGCGAAAAACTGGCGCGCTTCTACATCAAGCGGATGCTGCCCGAACATGCGGGCCTGTTGCAGCACGCGCAGGAAGGCGTCGAAGGGGTGATGGCACTCACCCTTGAAGAGTTGGCGCACTGA